The proteins below come from a single Nocardiopsis gilva YIM 90087 genomic window:
- a CDS encoding lactonase family protein: MAGQRALWIGTYTPDSDPAGAGAGIHRVWLDRATGALTDGGVVARTAGPSFLAAHPRGDLIYAVNECAEGGLSGFSVGTEGALTHLGTVATGGASPCHISVHPSGHHVVVANYADGSGAVHAIGDDGAPRAASVLLRHTGSGPEAARQAGPHAHQVSLAPDGRHLLITDLGTDELRCYELDAVASGRPSAAAIAARLAPGSGPRHVAVHPNGHLYVTGELDSRIHILRWESATATAVPVGDVPATDAAGTTAGKGGRNYPAEAVLAADGTRLYVSNRGADTIATFEVASDGASLHRSAETPTGGAWPRHFALVDGVFLVSANQNSGDLTVLRVDPDTGVPHTTGHRLALPDPVCVLPA; this comes from the coding sequence ATGGCAGGGCAGCGGGCGTTGTGGATCGGGACCTACACCCCTGACTCGGATCCGGCCGGTGCGGGGGCGGGGATTCACCGGGTGTGGCTGGACCGCGCCACCGGGGCGCTCACTGATGGCGGTGTCGTGGCGCGGACAGCGGGGCCGTCGTTTCTGGCCGCCCACCCGAGAGGCGATCTGATCTACGCGGTGAACGAGTGCGCTGAGGGCGGCCTCAGCGGGTTCTCTGTCGGGACGGAGGGGGCACTCACCCACCTGGGCACCGTGGCGACCGGCGGAGCGTCGCCGTGTCACATCTCCGTTCATCCCTCAGGCCACCACGTCGTCGTGGCGAACTATGCCGACGGCAGCGGTGCCGTCCACGCCATCGGGGACGACGGCGCGCCGCGCGCCGCCTCCGTGCTGCTGAGGCACACGGGGAGCGGCCCGGAGGCAGCCCGCCAGGCCGGCCCGCACGCGCACCAGGTGTCTCTCGCTCCGGACGGACGGCACCTGCTGATCACCGATCTCGGCACGGACGAGCTGCGCTGCTACGAACTGGACGCGGTGGCGTCCGGTCGGCCGAGCGCTGCCGCGATCGCCGCCCGGCTCGCCCCGGGCAGCGGGCCGCGTCACGTCGCTGTCCACCCCAACGGCCACCTCTACGTGACCGGCGAGCTGGACTCCCGGATCCACATCCTGCGCTGGGAGAGTGCGACGGCGACTGCGGTGCCGGTGGGCGATGTCCCGGCCACCGATGCGGCGGGTACGACGGCCGGGAAGGGTGGTCGCAACTATCCGGCGGAGGCCGTGCTCGCTGCGGACGGCACCCGCCTGTACGTGTCCAATCGAGGAGCCGACACCATCGCCACCTTCGAGGTCGCGTCGGACGGCGCCTCTTTGCACCGCAGCGCGGAGACGCCCACGGGCGGCGCCTGGCCCCGGCACTTCGCGCTGGTCGACGGCGTGTTCCTGGTGAGCGCCAACCAGAACTCCGGTGACCTGACCGTGCTGCGCGTGGACCCTGACACCGGGGTTCCGCACACGACCGGCCACCGTCTGGCACTGCCCGATCCCGTGTGCGTGCTGCCCGCCTGA
- a CDS encoding sensor histidine kinase, producing the protein MPASGPVPVPDRADLLTGTLAGLAMRDLALVDSLIEVVEELEDSSEDPTLLDKLFRIDNLATRMRRNGENLLVLAGQDSGDTSTEPVPLLDVARAAISEISEYQRVRLGHLPDLFLSGAAADDISHLIAELMDNATEKSPDHAQVVISAQAMGEDKLLITVEDEGIGIPPDRLKAYNSRLRGAPVLDEEVIRHMGFYVVSRIAHRHGLQVQLEGRAFRGISAHVVVPPSLFGTTGPRPVEPPIGRSARPAVRPVTSSMSLAPSDGSLPRRPTPSVTGSEAQENNRAMESSVTAAGLPRRSAHRNTAPLPMADPETSGDGTENGAASNRSHAPASKAERIRADLEGFIEGQEAAGADSDE; encoded by the coding sequence GTGCCCGCCTCCGGCCCGGTGCCCGTACCGGACCGCGCTGACCTGCTGACCGGCACCCTGGCCGGTCTGGCCATGCGCGACCTCGCCCTGGTGGACTCGCTCATCGAGGTCGTGGAGGAGCTGGAGGACAGCAGTGAGGACCCCACGCTGCTCGACAAGCTCTTCAGGATCGACAACCTGGCCACCCGGATGCGCCGCAATGGCGAGAACCTGCTGGTCCTCGCCGGACAGGACTCCGGTGACACGTCCACCGAGCCGGTCCCCCTGCTCGATGTCGCACGCGCCGCGATCTCCGAGATCAGCGAGTACCAGCGCGTCCGCCTCGGGCACCTGCCCGACCTGTTCCTCTCCGGCGCCGCCGCCGACGACATCAGCCACCTCATCGCCGAGCTGATGGACAACGCGACGGAGAAGTCGCCCGACCACGCCCAGGTCGTCATCAGCGCCCAGGCGATGGGTGAGGACAAGCTGCTCATCACGGTCGAGGACGAGGGGATCGGTATCCCGCCTGATCGGCTGAAGGCGTACAACTCCCGGCTGCGCGGCGCGCCCGTCCTGGATGAGGAGGTCATCCGGCACATGGGCTTCTACGTCGTCAGCCGCATCGCGCATAGACACGGCCTGCAGGTGCAACTCGAAGGACGCGCCTTCCGCGGCATCAGTGCCCACGTTGTCGTGCCGCCCTCGCTGTTCGGAACCACCGGACCCCGTCCGGTCGAGCCGCCTATCGGCAGGTCCGCGCGTCCCGCCGTGCGACCGGTCACCTCCTCGATGTCGCTGGCGCCCTCCGACGGGTCCTTGCCACGCCGCCCAACACCATCCGTTACCGGTTCGGAAGCGCAGGAGAACAACCGCGCCATGGAGTCATCGGTGACCGCGGCCGGGCTGCCGCGCCGCAGCGCCCACAGGAACACCGCTCCTCTGCCGATGGCCGACCCGGAGACATCGGGGGACGGCACGGAGAACGGTGCGGCGAGCAACAGGAGCCACGCACCTGCCAGCAAGGCCGAGCGGATCCGGGCCGACCTGGAAGGCTTCATCGAAGGCCAGGAGGCCGCGGGCGCCGATTCCGACGAATAG
- a CDS encoding thioesterase II family protein codes for MPARTADDGPGHPSAAPGAAVVPIGGPEGSDAHLVCFPHAGGSEMTFLPWRAKLTDRYRMWVAIRRPNGGPSAADLWTGVVATYVAELERLPGELTLYGHSMGALLAYETARALRAEGRPVRRLVVSGREAPHIGHRVVVPDDPVELARRVADRYGAIPAELLDDPETLRVVGEELMRDYTLYAAYRWRSAAPLDIPITAFAGADDPMVTDAGVHEWKRHTAERFHTATLPGGHFPGPEGQETILAELRATAT; via the coding sequence ATGCCCGCGAGAACCGCAGACGACGGACCCGGCCACCCGTCCGCAGCGCCCGGGGCTGCGGTCGTCCCCATCGGCGGCCCCGAAGGGTCGGACGCCCACCTGGTCTGCTTTCCGCACGCGGGCGGCTCGGAGATGACCTTCCTCCCCTGGCGGGCCAAGCTCACCGACCGGTACCGAATGTGGGTGGCCATCCGCCGTCCGAACGGCGGCCCCTCCGCCGCCGACCTGTGGACCGGCGTCGTCGCCACGTACGTGGCGGAGCTGGAGCGACTACCGGGCGAGCTCACGCTGTACGGCCACAGCATGGGCGCCCTGCTCGCCTATGAGACGGCCCGGGCCCTGCGAGCCGAGGGGCGTCCCGTGCGCCGTCTGGTCGTCAGCGGTCGGGAGGCACCGCACATCGGGCACCGGGTGGTGGTGCCGGACGACCCGGTGGAGCTGGCGCGGCGCGTCGCCGATCGCTACGGCGCGATCCCGGCCGAGCTGCTCGACGACCCCGAAACGCTCCGCGTCGTGGGGGAGGAGCTGATGCGCGACTACACGCTCTACGCCGCTTACCGCTGGCGGTCGGCAGCGCCGCTCGACATCCCGATCACCGCGTTCGCGGGGGCCGACGATCCCATGGTCACCGACGCGGGTGTCCATGAGTGGAAGCGGCACACCGCCGAGCGGTTCCACACGGCCACCCTCCCGGGTGGGCACTTCCCCGGCCCTGAGGGCCAGGAGACGATCCTCGCGGAACTCCGCGCGACCGCCACCTGA
- a CDS encoding DUF742 domain-containing protein gives MSFRRKRGARIRPYTFTGGRTRSRHPLMVQTLVSVSDPDAAAPSNLLPESQNIHRLCREPRSVAEIGAELRIPIGVAQVLISDLADQGHVFIHPTITGHSPSENQVLERALRGLERLFQ, from the coding sequence ATGAGCTTTCGCAGGAAGCGGGGCGCCAGGATCCGCCCCTACACCTTCACCGGCGGCAGGACAAGGTCGCGCCACCCCCTGATGGTGCAGACCCTTGTGTCGGTCTCCGATCCGGATGCTGCGGCCCCGTCGAATCTGCTGCCGGAGTCGCAGAACATCCACCGTTTGTGCCGGGAACCACGCTCGGTCGCCGAGATCGGCGCGGAGCTGCGGATCCCCATCGGCGTGGCCCAAGTCCTGATCAGTGACCTAGCGGACCAAGGGCACGTTTTCATCCACCCGACCATCACCGGACACAGTCCGTCGGAAAACCAAGTTCTGGAGAGGGCTCTCCGTGGACTCGAACGTCTCTTCCAATGA
- a CDS encoding GTP-binding protein, which produces MSTKIVVAGGFGAGKTTLVGSVSEIPPVTTEAVMTEASMGHDDLTAIPGKTTTTVAMDFGRLTLEDELIMYLFGTPGQARFWFMWDDIVRGAVGAVVVVDSRRLADCFDAVDYFERNQTIPYIIALNRFDGQLDYTIEQIREALEIDRSVPIVDFDARERRDSGHVLRRLLEYTLQRPKEAELIA; this is translated from the coding sequence GTGTCCACCAAGATCGTCGTCGCCGGCGGGTTCGGCGCGGGCAAGACCACTCTCGTCGGCTCAGTCTCCGAGATTCCCCCGGTGACCACCGAGGCCGTGATGACCGAGGCCAGCATGGGCCACGACGATCTGACGGCCATCCCCGGCAAGACGACCACCACCGTCGCCATGGACTTCGGCCGCCTCACGCTCGAAGACGAGCTGATCATGTACCTGTTCGGCACGCCGGGCCAGGCGCGCTTCTGGTTCATGTGGGACGACATCGTGCGCGGGGCGGTCGGCGCGGTCGTCGTGGTCGACAGCCGCCGCCTGGCCGACTGCTTCGACGCGGTCGACTACTTCGAACGCAACCAGACGATCCCCTACATCATCGCGCTCAACCGGTTCGACGGCCAGCTCGACTACACCATCGAGCAGATCCGCGAGGCGCTGGAAATCGACCGCAGCGTCCCCATCGTCGACTTCGACGCGCGTGAACGCCGTGACTCCGGCCACGTGCTCCGCCGCCTGCTGGAGTACACGCTCCAGCGGCCCAAGGAGGCCGAACTGATCGCCTGA